A genome region from Tachyglossus aculeatus isolate mTacAcu1 chromosome 1, mTacAcu1.pri, whole genome shotgun sequence includes the following:
- the GPR87 gene encoding G-protein coupled receptor 87 has protein sequence MTFVCSTLTHMFLPIPPTDSELGPDHRISGNVTTGLPGNTTANNEFVTIVLPVLYLIIFVASLLLNGLAVWIFFHIRNKTSFIFYLKNIVVADLIMTLTFPFRIVHDAGFGPWDFKFFLCRYTSVLFYANMYTSIVFLGLISIDRYLKVVKPFGDSRMYSVTFTKVLSVCVWVVMGILSLPNLILTNGHPTKENVGECVKLKSPLGVKWHEAVIYVNSCIFVAVLVILIGCYIAISRYIHKSSKQFISQSSRKRRHNQSIRVVVAVFFTCFLPYHLCRIPFTFSHLDRRLDSSAHKILYYCKEMTLFLSACNVCLDPIIYFFMCRSFSRRLFKKSNIRTRSESIRSLQSVRRSEVRIYYEYTDV, from the coding sequence ATGACgtttgtgtgcagtacactgactCATATGTTCCTTCCCATTCCTCCCACAGACAGCGAATTGGGCCCAGACCATCGGATTTCAGGTAACGTGACGACGGGCCTGCCAGGAAACACCACAGCCAACAATGAATTCGTCACCATCGTCTTACCCGTGCTTTACCTCATAATATTTGTGGCAAGCCTCTTGCTGAACGGACTGGCCGTGTGGATTTTCTTCCACATCCGAAACAAAACCAGCTTCATATTTTACCTTAAAAACATCGTGGTCGCAGACCTGATCATGACGCTGACCTTTCCGTTTAGAATAGTTCACGATGCCGGGTTTGGGCCATGGGACTTCAAGTTTTTCCTCTGTCGCTACACCTCGGTCCTGTTTTACGCCAACATGTACACGTCCATTGTGTTTCTGGGGTTGATCAGCATCGACCGGTACCTGAAGGTGGTGAAGCCATTTGGCGACTCCAGGATGTACAGTGTCACATTTACCAAGGTCTTATCCGTCTGCGTCTGGGTGGTCATGGGTATTCTCTCCTTACCTAATCTGATCCTGACGAACGGTCATCCCACCAAGGAGAACGTAGGGGAATGTGTCAAACTTAAAAGTCCACTGGGAGTCAAATGGCACGAAGCCGTCATCTACGTCAACAGCTGCATCTTCGTTGCTGTGCTGGTGATACTGATTGGATGTTACATTGCCATATCCAGGTACATCCATAAATCCAGCAAGCAGTTCATTAGCCAGTCAAGCAGGAAACGAAGACACAATCAAAGCATTAGGGTGGTGGTGGCTGTATTTTTCACCTGCTTTCTGCCCTACCATCTGTGTAGAATACCCTTCACTTTTAGCCACTTAGATCGGCGTTTAGACAGCTCTGCCCACAAGATTCTTTATTACTGTAAGGAAATGACCCTTTTCCTGTCCGCGTGTAATGTATGTCTGGATCCCATTATTTACTTTTTCATGTGTAGGTCATTTTCAAGAAGGCTGTTCAAGAAATCGAACATCCGAACTCGGAGCGAGAGCATCAGATCGCTTCAGAGTGTCAGAAGGTCCGAAGTCCGTATATATTATGAGTACACCGATGTATAG